In the genome of Dermacentor silvarum isolate Dsil-2018 chromosome 1, BIME_Dsil_1.4, whole genome shotgun sequence, one region contains:
- the LOC119445048 gene encoding monocarboxylate transporter 9: protein MAYKFEQSKEDGVVNKLPPPKQPHREPGVDTCWYMAGLCALVTFMTSATIRSSGFLYIGMMEEFRVDRGQAAWPICLFGAVSNLAGIVAGPLCQRFGPVPVMYAGSVTMWMGLITSSFSPNISWMTATLGILFGFGSGIVFMMLFVFINQYFDKYKGLALGIMYTGSTSSAFVFPRLLLFLKETYNFRTSVMIFGAIVMHVTAISLVLKEPVWIRRKKHQEKVAAQKAKALIFTIESGDMKIIAEKTLTDKPAPDPRSLRYGLTVLKCPMFYVIMVTYIIYNYNFDIFMTTVPDFAVDRGTSVTAAVGLVPLFSITDTVGRLGLPVLADRGYLKRSTLVMINYLLMGLCLLALPWSTSYVSILAICLCVATFVGCGMTMYPAIMAEYVGLERLPISYGIVGTVAGPLFLLKPFLIGYFRDNIGAYDSLYTLLASALIVLALIWLVVVCAENKKKGTWRLEHKGTMDDSLAAGANRCQFTGEFKTSACANRTEGPTYYVT, encoded by the exons ATGGCTTACAAGTTCGAACAAAGCAAAGAAGACGGCGTGGTGAACAAGCTGCCGCCACCTAAGCAGCCGCACAGAGAGCCTGGAGTGGATACTTGCTGGTACATGGCTGGCCTCTGCGCACTTGTCACATTCATGACATCGGCGACGATCCGGTCCTCTGGCTTCCTGTACATCGGCATGATGGAAGAGTTCCGCGTCGATCGCGGACAGGCCGCGTGGCCCATTTGCCTCTTCGGTGCCGTCAGCAATCTAGCTG GAATTGTTGCTGGCCCTCTGTGCCAGAGGTTCGGACCCGTGCCGGTGATGTACGCGGGCAGCGTCACGATGTGGATGGGCCTAATCACGAGCAGTTTTTCACCGAACATATCGTGGATGACAGCAACTCTTGGTATCCTGTTCG GTTTCGGCTCTGGAATTGTATTCATGATGCTGTTCGTCTTCATCAACCAGTACTTTGACAAGTATAAGGGCCTCGCTCTCGGGATCATGTACACCGGTTCTACAAGCTCGGCTTTCGTGTTCCCGAGGCTTCTCCTGTTCCTCAAAGAAACGTACAACTTCCGCACCAGCGTTATGATCTTTGGTGCCATTGTGATGCACGTAACGGCGATCAGCCTCGTCCTTAAGGAACCTGTTTGGATTCGCCGAAAGAAACACCAAGAGAAAGTAGCCGCCCAGAAGGCTAAGGCATTGATTTTCACCATCGAGAGCGGAGACATGAAAATTATCGCTGAAAAGACCTTAACTGATAAACCAGCACCTGACCCGAGAAGCTTGCGCTATGGCCTCACTGTCTTGAAATGTCCGATGTTCTATGTAATAATGGTGACGTACATCATCTACAACTACAACTTCGATATCTTCATGACAACTGTGCCAGACTTTGCCGTTGATCGAGGCACATCTGTGACGGCAGCCGTCGGCTTGGTTCCTCTCTTTTCAATCACTGACACCGTCGGGCGACTTGGACTTCCGGTGCTGGCGGATCGTGGCTACCTGAAGCGCAGCACGCTCGTCATGATTAATTATCTGCTCATGGGGCTGTGCTTGCTCGCCCTCCCGTGGTCTACCTCCTACGTGTCGATACTAGCCATCTGCCTGTGCGTGGCCACTTTCGTCGGTTGTGGAATGACGATGTATCCTGCTATCATGGCCGAGTACGTGGGCTTGGAAAGGCTGCCCATCAGCTATGGAATTGTGGGAACGGTGGCTGGTCCTTTGTTCCTGCTGAAACCATTTCTCATAG GTTACTTCAGGGACAACATAGGCGCCTACGACAGCTTGTACACACTTCTGGCGTCTGCACTCATTGTACTGGCACTCATTTGGCTTGTGGTCGTCTGCgctgaaaacaagaaaaaaggaaCCTGGAGGCTGGAGCATAAGGGCACCATGGATGACTCGCTTGCCGCGGGTGCTAACCGCTGTCAGTTTACGGGAGAATTCAAGACATCTGCTTGTGCCAACAGGACAGAGGGACCGACCTATTATGTAACATGA